AAGTCCACAGTAGCTCTTTTCCCTATGAGCAGCTATAAGGATACAGTGGAGCTGATGTTAAAGGGTGAATTTATAGACGTTTACGCCAATTACAGTCAATCGCGTATTTTTATTAACGGTAAGGACATTGGTTTGGACGTGGGGGATGGGCAGAGAATCGGACCTATTGCTATTGATGGCTCTAACCTCATCTACGTAGAAGCAGAATATCCTTGGGGCAAGGTTCAGAGTGAGGAAATAGCTGTTAACTCGGATCAAATTGAGCTAAGTATTAATGCTCTAACCAAGAATGCCAAAGAGGATATTACGAATGCAGCCCACGATTTCGTCTACAGTATGGTAGATGCGTATAAGGCACGAGATACTAAACCTTTAAAGCATGTTCGTTCTGATCTGGTAGATTATTTCAAGGAATACTTCGTTGAAATGGTTAATAATGACCAGAGTTACTTAGGCGAGATTCATCGAATGACCTTCAATCCAGATAGCTTTAGAATTAATCAGTTAAGTGCAGATGAATACACTATTTCAGTTAAAGTTCAAATCGATCACAACGAATTATTTTACTACAAGGAATATACTCCGGATCCTGTAGCTGTAGAGGGTAAGAGCTTCAACCAGTATGATTTGCAATATGAAAATGGACAATGGGTTGTGATTGGCTGGGGCCCTGACTATGATACTGTAGGTACAGAGATGGAGGGTTCTTCTGAGTAATTAAATAAAGCCGTCCCTCGATATTTGAAGGGGCGGCTTTGTCGTTAATCTCTGGTCTCTTTCTTGGGCAGAGTGGATGGGGTGTAACGAGTGGCTATGAAATCCCGTTTATCGCGATACTCATTAGGGGTTATACCCGTAATATTCTTGAACACCTTGAAGAAGTATTTCTCGTCGGAGAAGCCGATTTTCGTCGCCACCTCGTAGATTTTGTATTGTGGGTTTTGCAGCAGCTCCTTGGATTTCTCAATCCTTAGCTTCTGTAAGTAGTGAATGAAATTAATGCCTGTTTTTTTCTTGAATAGCGTGCTGAAATAGCTAGGGTTCATAAAGATTTGATCAGCAGCAGAACGAAGTGTAATGTCCTGATCGTGATGCATCTCCATGTATTTAATAATGAAGGAGATGGCGTTGCTATCATAAGGAACCTTACGTGCTGCTGGACCCTTGGGAGTGTGAGTAAATGTAAATCTTTGTTTTACAAAATCGTTGAATGCATCCAGTGTAGTCGAGTTACGGTACATGCGGGTAAGGTCGGAGTGAGTCCGTGAATTCCAGTCCTGCTCTTCATCGGAGATGAATTCGGAATAGACAAGCAGATTGTAGATAGTATCCACAACAAAGCTAGGTGTAACCTCTTGCTGCTCTTGAATGAAACGAAACCAGCTGTTGAGTGCGTCAGGCAATACTCGAAGATTTCCTTCATGAAGAGCATTACGAATCGTCTGTAAGAAAACATTCGGAGCCACGGATGTCCTGCCAAGAGGTACAGTTTCTCTATAATAAAAGTGACGCGACCCTGGACGCAGCAATCTGAAGTCCAAGGCATATGCCGACTGCTCGATAGATCTAGGCAGCAGCTCCAACGCTTCGAAATAATCACTGATTCCGACTCTAAGAGCTTGTCTATCTTCTACACCACACTCTGTTAAAAGGCTG
This portion of the Cohnella abietis genome encodes:
- a CDS encoding response regulator yields the protein MYRLLIVEDEDIIRAGIRKIIQEMDLSIECILEAASGKEALEIAKQQNVEIIVTDIKMDNGDGLALIRNLAEAQLQSKSIILSGYGQFSYAQQAISLGVNEYLLKPIKKKKLYDALSKLINQLDSELKAAKSLPAEETSNLRQQRALLEMAQGKHAVSEIPSLLSSVDLLISSRYLATASIYAGNSTVDISNLINQITQMSHPAMTIYAACESESRYILLLLGTDDSTMVSNRQIHSILASLLTECGVEDRQALRVGISDYFEALELLPRSIEQSAYALDFRLLRPGSRHFYYRETVPLGRTSVAPNVFLQTIRNALHEGNLRVLPDALNSWFRFIQEQQEVTPSFVVDTIYNLLVYSEFISDEEQDWNSRTHSDLTRMYRNSTTLDAFNDFVKQRFTFTHTPKGPAARKVPYDSNAISFIIKYMEMHHDQDITLRSAADQIFMNPSYFSTLFKKKTGINFIHYLQKLRIEKSKELLQNPQYKIYEVATKIGFSDEKYFFKVFKNITGITPNEYRDKRDFIATRYTPSTLPKKETRD